One window of the Planctomycetia bacterium genome contains the following:
- a CDS encoding DUF1549 domain-containing protein, with protein sequence MRTVALCLHLLFLSQSFAQSVSFESEVAPILKARCIRCHSGEHPKGDLDLSTEKGLQQGGSSGKVVSESREQPGLLWEMVEQKRMPPKEQLSDNELRILKNWLEKGSPWRGPALQVASKPTVSLRAGKDWWSLQPINKVSLPTVKQQAWIRNEIDHFILHQLESRGLSPSAEADRRTYIRRVTFDITGLPPTPSEIDAFVRDTSDQAYETLVDRLLASPRYGERWGRHWLDVVRFAESHGYETNELRRNAWPYRDWVIRALNEDKPFDRFVQEQLAGDVVAAGDLANEVATGFLVGGTHDVVGNQTPEGMAQQRQDDLYDMVSTTGSAFLGLTLNCARCHDHKFDPISQKEYYSMQSFFAGVQHGARDVANPAVKLQLDKLMTERKSLNQHLMEYKKLVSNSGPPNSVLNTEVFDAVQARFVRMTINKTKINDEPCIDEFEIYAGDINVAHVSMRAKPTASSEYPNSDIHRIVHLNDGLPGNSKSWISNEPGKGWLQIEWPTPVVIDRIVWGRDRNNQFQDRLAVKYQLESSLDGSNWKLLCTEADRMKRPVAKDQQQQSYEMKSHEAKLASLNTKIRDMESQLQVYCGVFKKAEPVHLLKRGDPMMKQEEVPPSSIEALGIPISIQKNATDQQRRLALANWIADRRNPLPARVMVNRVWHYHFGTGIVNTPSDFGFNGGKPSHPELLDWLAYQFHENQGRLKPLHRMIVLSATYRQSSQPDQAAVARNSSIDADNRLLWKAPRRRLEAEAIRDTILSVSGNLDLTMGGPGYDLWKYSNYVVVFEQQKMLPANAYRRMVYQFKPRTQQDSTFGSFDCPDGTLTMPKRNSSTTALQALNLLNSPFMIQQSSILAGRLKKKAGMQSEAQMKLAFRLALGRLPTPKEEAICLAIIHEHGLEAFCRALLNSNEFIYID encoded by the coding sequence ATGCGAACAGTAGCCTTGTGCCTGCATTTGCTGTTTCTGAGCCAGTCGTTTGCTCAAAGCGTTTCTTTTGAGAGCGAAGTCGCTCCGATATTGAAGGCCAGGTGCATTCGCTGCCATAGCGGAGAGCATCCCAAAGGTGATCTCGATCTCAGCACCGAAAAAGGGTTACAACAGGGTGGCAGCAGCGGCAAAGTTGTTTCTGAATCTCGCGAACAGCCCGGCTTGCTATGGGAAATGGTCGAGCAAAAGCGAATGCCGCCCAAAGAACAGTTATCCGACAATGAACTACGCATTCTGAAAAACTGGCTGGAAAAAGGTTCACCATGGCGCGGACCTGCACTGCAAGTTGCTAGTAAGCCGACCGTTTCGCTTCGTGCTGGCAAAGATTGGTGGTCGCTCCAACCCATCAACAAAGTATCTCTTCCCACAGTTAAACAGCAGGCATGGATCAGAAACGAAATAGATCATTTCATTTTGCATCAATTGGAAAGTCGGGGGTTATCACCCTCAGCAGAAGCTGATCGCAGGACATACATTCGCAGAGTAACATTTGATATAACCGGATTACCACCCACGCCTTCGGAAATCGATGCCTTCGTTCGCGATACATCTGACCAAGCCTATGAAACACTGGTGGATCGCTTACTCGCTTCACCCAGATACGGCGAACGTTGGGGAAGGCACTGGCTGGATGTCGTTCGCTTTGCTGAAAGCCACGGCTACGAAACTAATGAGTTGAGGCGAAATGCCTGGCCATATCGCGATTGGGTCATTCGAGCGTTGAACGAAGACAAACCTTTTGACCGTTTTGTTCAGGAGCAACTCGCTGGAGATGTGGTCGCAGCGGGCGATCTTGCCAACGAGGTCGCCACCGGCTTTCTGGTGGGTGGTACACATGATGTAGTCGGCAATCAAACTCCAGAAGGCATGGCGCAACAAAGGCAGGATGATCTCTACGATATGGTTTCAACAACTGGCTCAGCCTTTTTGGGCCTTACGCTCAATTGTGCCCGCTGCCATGATCATAAGTTTGATCCCATTTCGCAGAAAGAATATTACAGCATGCAGTCATTTTTTGCTGGCGTTCAACATGGCGCACGCGATGTGGCCAACCCCGCCGTCAAACTGCAACTCGATAAACTGATGACTGAGCGAAAGTCGCTGAATCAGCATCTGATGGAATACAAAAAGCTGGTCAGCAACTCAGGCCCACCCAACAGTGTGCTGAATACCGAAGTGTTCGATGCTGTTCAAGCCCGCTTTGTACGGATGACTATCAACAAGACAAAAATCAATGATGAACCCTGCATTGATGAATTCGAAATTTATGCTGGTGATATCAATGTGGCTCATGTCTCCATGCGAGCCAAGCCCACCGCTTCATCCGAATATCCCAACTCCGACATCCATCGCATTGTCCATCTGAACGATGGCCTTCCCGGCAATAGCAAAAGCTGGATTTCCAATGAACCGGGCAAAGGCTGGCTGCAGATTGAATGGCCAACTCCCGTGGTGATTGACCGTATTGTTTGGGGCCGCGACCGGAACAATCAGTTCCAGGACAGGCTGGCAGTCAAATACCAATTGGAATCTTCCCTGGATGGTAGCAACTGGAAACTACTCTGTACTGAGGCTGATCGCATGAAACGGCCTGTTGCCAAAGATCAGCAGCAGCAGTCATATGAAATGAAATCTCACGAAGCAAAGTTAGCCAGTCTCAACACGAAAATACGCGACATGGAAAGCCAGTTACAGGTCTATTGCGGCGTATTTAAAAAGGCTGAGCCTGTTCACCTGCTGAAACGGGGCGATCCCATGATGAAACAGGAGGAAGTGCCTCCCTCCAGCATCGAAGCTTTGGGTATTCCTATCTCGATACAGAAGAATGCCACCGATCAGCAACGCAGACTGGCACTGGCGAACTGGATTGCAGACCGAAGAAACCCATTGCCTGCCCGCGTGATGGTCAATCGAGTCTGGCACTATCATTTCGGCACTGGCATCGTCAACACCCCCAGCGACTTTGGATTCAATGGCGGTAAGCCATCGCATCCGGAACTTCTCGATTGGCTGGCCTATCAATTTCATGAAAATCAAGGCAGGCTCAAGCCGCTGCATCGAATGATTGTGCTCTCCGCAACCTATCGCCAGTCTAGCCAACCCGATCAAGCTGCTGTAGCCCGGAACAGTTCCATTGATGCAGATAATCGCCTGCTCTGGAAAGCACCCCGGCGGCGATTGGAAGCGGAAGCCATCCGGGATACCATCCTCTCAGTCAGTGGGAACCTCGATCTAACCATGGGTGGGCCAGGCTACGATTTGTGGAAATACTCCAACTATGTTGTCGTCTTTGAACAGCAGAAGATGCTGCCAGCCAACGCATACCGCCGCATGGTTTATCAATTCAAACCGCGCACTCAGCAGGATTCAACTTTCGGTTCGTTCGATTGCCCCGATGGCACTTTGACCATGCCGAAACGCAACAGTTCTACAACTGCACTGCAGGCCTTGAATCTGCTGAACAGTCCATTCATGATCCAGCAAAGCAGTATCTTGGCGGGGCGGTTGAAAAAGAAGGCAGGAATGCAATCCGAAGCCCAGATGAAACTCGCATTCCGCCTAGCTTTGGGCAGACTGCCTACGCCGAAAGAAGAAGCAATCTGTCTGGCGATCATTCATGAGCATGGCCTGGAAGCATTTTGCCGGGCGCTTTTAAACAGCAACGAATTTATCTACATCGATTGA
- a CDS encoding DUF1501 domain-containing protein, whose protein sequence is MIFPDTRQFIHRRLFLGSFSHGLAGVALFDLLKRAHADDQKSPIRPVIDSQHPQSARQPHFAPRAKRILHIFCSGACSHLDSWDYKPALVKYDGKPMPGTDKLVTFQGENGAVSKSPYTFRQRGQSGKYTSDLFPQLGELVDEMCFIHSMTSKSNTHGPGESFANTGFTLEGFPSAGSWVTYALGTENQNLPAFVAIPDPRGIPQVGPANWSQGFLPAVFQGTAFNTSQAIPHLFPPESISKQNDLATRGLIQQLNQLHAEDRPGDSALHARIASYELAARLQLSAPEVADLGTEPASIQKAYGVDSGNPLLAGFARNCILARRLLERGVRYVQLFNGAYAMGEGVGNWDGHKQLKKDYDRHGPILDQPAAALLKDLKTRGLLKDSLVIWSTEFGRMPTFQKGAQGRDHNPHGFTVWLAGAGVKKAMSYGATDEFGHKAVEKVTTVYDFYATILHILGLDHERLTYYHNGIERRLTDVHGHVIKDILA, encoded by the coding sequence ATGATCTTTCCGGATACTCGACAATTCATCCATCGCCGCCTTTTTCTGGGCAGCTTCAGTCACGGCCTGGCTGGTGTTGCATTGTTCGATCTACTCAAGCGTGCCCATGCGGATGATCAGAAAAGTCCCATCCGCCCTGTGATTGATTCCCAGCACCCACAATCAGCCCGGCAGCCACATTTCGCGCCCCGTGCCAAACGCATCCTGCATATCTTCTGTTCCGGCGCCTGCAGCCATCTCGATTCCTGGGATTACAAGCCTGCACTCGTGAAATACGATGGCAAGCCCATGCCCGGCACAGACAAGCTCGTCACCTTTCAGGGGGAGAATGGAGCAGTCAGCAAAAGTCCCTACACGTTTCGGCAACGAGGGCAGTCAGGCAAATACACTTCCGATCTGTTTCCACAGTTGGGTGAACTGGTCGATGAGATGTGCTTCATTCACTCGATGACGAGCAAGAGCAACACCCATGGGCCTGGAGAGAGTTTCGCGAACACGGGTTTCACTCTGGAAGGATTCCCTAGTGCAGGCTCCTGGGTTACCTATGCTCTGGGAACCGAAAATCAGAACCTGCCTGCCTTTGTCGCCATCCCTGATCCGCGCGGCATTCCACAAGTTGGCCCAGCAAACTGGAGCCAGGGGTTCCTGCCAGCCGTCTTTCAAGGCACAGCTTTCAATACCAGCCAGGCGATTCCCCATCTGTTCCCGCCCGAGAGCATCAGCAAACAAAACGATTTGGCCACCCGTGGGCTGATTCAGCAGTTGAACCAGCTTCACGCGGAAGATCGTCCGGGCGATTCAGCGCTGCATGCCCGCATCGCTTCGTATGAGCTGGCAGCCAGGCTGCAACTGAGTGCTCCCGAAGTGGCTGATCTGGGTACTGAACCAGCCTCGATCCAGAAGGCATATGGAGTGGATTCAGGCAATCCGTTGCTGGCAGGCTTTGCCCGTAACTGCATCCTGGCCCGGCGACTTCTCGAACGTGGCGTGCGCTATGTTCAGCTCTTTAACGGCGCCTATGCCATGGGCGAAGGGGTAGGTAACTGGGATGGCCACAAGCAGCTGAAAAAAGACTACGACCGCCATGGCCCGATTCTCGATCAGCCCGCTGCTGCACTTCTCAAAGATTTGAAAACCCGTGGTTTATTGAAAGATTCGCTGGTGATCTGGTCCACGGAATTTGGCCGCATGCCCACGTTTCAAAAAGGCGCTCAAGGCCGTGATCACAACCCCCACGGGTTCACCGTCTGGCTCGCCGGCGCCGGTGTCAAGAAGGCAATGAGTTACGGCGCTACCGATGAGTTCGGCCACAAGGCGGTTGAGAAAGTGACAACGGTCTACGACTTCTACGCAACCATCCTGCATATCCTGGGCCTGGATCACGAACGACTGACCTACTACCACAACGGCATCGAACGCCGACTAACCGACGTCCACGGCCATGTAATAAAAGATATTCTAGCGTAG
- a CDS encoding DEAD/DEAH box helicase family protein — protein MNEADTCRKLVRPKLEAAGWEDGGKHFYSEQTAFTDGRIIVPAGKPRRLKKKFTDFLLRYSRDITLAVVEAKSDKRPAGDGLQQAKDYADILGLKFAYATNGHEIIEYDFFTALEQPVDRYPTPEELWSRYQRGQGLSQATSNAFLAPFFHQPGKEPRYYQKIAINRAVEAILNKKPRCLLTLATGTGKTLVSFQICWKLWSAGWNTKGEPRKPRILFLADRNILVDDPKDKTFAPFGDARWKIEGEAIKSREMYFSIYQAIAKDERRPGLYKEYAPDFFDLIVIDECHRGSARDESNWREILEHFEPAYQLGMTATPLREDNRDTYTYFGNPLYTYSLKQGIEDGFLAPYRVHRILTTVDAAGWRPNKGQKDTHGREIPDAEYHTKDFERTGGVSLQARTEAIAKHITDFLKKTDRHNKTIVFCVDQDHADQMRRALHNLNTDLIAKMPKGETYVARVTADEGDIGRGFLGKFQDPEERYPVILTTSQLLTTGVDAPTCQNVILVRTIGSMSEFKQIIGRGTRVRDDHGKLFFNILDYTGSATRLFADPDFDGDPSLVSEEEINAEGEVVETKEITAEEENPEADGPSQPEYDDEVHGPRKYYVRGGKVDIDTHVTYDLDSDGSKLRTVEITQYTAETIRTLYTDPDDLRKKWSDFEQRTAIVEMLEEKGIDFNELAATAGNPEADPYDLLCHLAYNAPLLTRKQRAEKLRKEKKDFFDQYGPEARTIINDLLDKYAEHGTKEFRMPEVFDVPPISNHGNFKEIARKFGGTEKLMEAFCQLQTHLYAA, from the coding sequence ATGAACGAAGCCGATACCTGCCGAAAGCTCGTTCGTCCCAAACTCGAAGCCGCTGGCTGGGAGGACGGGGGGAAGCACTTCTACAGCGAGCAAACTGCATTCACAGACGGCAGGATCATCGTGCCAGCGGGGAAGCCTCGTCGGCTCAAGAAGAAGTTCACCGACTTCCTGCTCCGCTACTCCCGTGACATCACCCTGGCAGTGGTCGAAGCCAAGTCGGACAAACGCCCCGCAGGCGACGGGCTCCAACAGGCCAAGGACTACGCCGACATCCTGGGTCTCAAGTTCGCCTACGCCACCAACGGCCACGAAATCATCGAGTACGACTTCTTCACCGCACTCGAACAACCCGTCGACCGATACCCCACACCCGAAGAACTCTGGTCACGCTATCAAAGAGGGCAAGGCCTCTCTCAGGCAACATCAAACGCCTTCCTGGCTCCGTTCTTCCATCAACCTGGTAAAGAACCCCGCTACTATCAGAAGATCGCCATCAACAGAGCGGTCGAAGCCATCCTGAACAAGAAACCCAGATGCCTTCTCACCCTGGCGACCGGCACCGGCAAGACGCTCGTCTCCTTTCAAATCTGCTGGAAGCTCTGGTCAGCAGGGTGGAACACTAAGGGCGAACCCCGCAAGCCACGCATCCTGTTCCTGGCCGACCGCAACATCCTGGTCGACGATCCAAAAGACAAAACCTTCGCTCCCTTCGGCGACGCCCGCTGGAAGATTGAGGGCGAAGCGATCAAGAGCCGGGAGATGTACTTCTCCATCTACCAGGCCATCGCCAAGGACGAACGACGCCCAGGTCTCTACAAGGAGTACGCACCCGACTTCTTCGACCTTATCGTCATCGACGAGTGCCACCGGGGCAGTGCCCGCGACGAGAGCAACTGGCGGGAAATCCTGGAACACTTCGAGCCAGCCTACCAACTGGGAATGACCGCCACCCCGCTGAGGGAAGACAACCGAGACACCTACACCTATTTCGGGAACCCGCTCTACACCTACAGTCTCAAGCAAGGCATCGAAGACGGTTTCCTGGCACCGTACCGGGTCCACCGTATCCTCACCACGGTCGATGCTGCTGGTTGGCGACCCAACAAAGGCCAGAAGGACACGCACGGCAGAGAAATCCCAGATGCCGAATACCACACCAAGGACTTCGAGCGAACCGGCGGCGTCTCGCTCCAAGCCCGCACCGAAGCCATTGCCAAGCACATCACCGACTTCCTCAAGAAAACCGACCGGCACAACAAGACCATCGTTTTCTGCGTCGACCAAGATCACGCCGACCAGATGAGGCGTGCCCTGCACAACCTCAACACCGACCTCATCGCCAAGATGCCGAAGGGCGAAACATACGTCGCGAGAGTCACCGCCGACGAGGGCGACATCGGTCGGGGCTTCCTGGGCAAGTTCCAAGACCCCGAAGAACGCTACCCGGTCATCCTCACGACGTCTCAGCTGCTCACCACAGGCGTCGACGCACCCACCTGCCAGAATGTCATCCTAGTCCGCACCATCGGCTCCATGTCCGAGTTCAAACAGATCATCGGTCGCGGCACCCGCGTCCGGGACGATCACGGCAAACTCTTCTTCAACATCCTCGACTATACTGGCTCAGCCACCAGACTCTTCGCCGACCCCGACTTCGACGGCGACCCCAGCCTGGTCAGCGAGGAAGAGATCAACGCCGAGGGCGAAGTAGTCGAAACGAAAGAGATCACTGCCGAGGAAGAAAACCCAGAAGCAGATGGCCCTAGTCAGCCCGAGTACGACGACGAAGTGCATGGGCCTCGCAAGTACTACGTACGAGGTGGCAAGGTCGACATCGACACCCACGTCACCTACGACCTGGACAGCGACGGCAGCAAACTCCGCACCGTCGAGATCACCCAGTACACCGCCGAGACCATCCGCACCCTCTACACCGATCCCGACGACCTCCGCAAGAAGTGGAGCGACTTCGAGCAACGGACAGCCATCGTCGAGATGCTCGAAGAGAAAGGGATCGACTTCAACGAACTTGCCGCTACCGCAGGCAACCCCGAAGCCGATCCGTACGACCTACTCTGCCACCTGGCCTACAACGCACCACTACTCACACGCAAGCAGCGAGCCGAGAAACTCCGCAAGGAGAAGAAGGACTTCTTCGACCAGTATGGCCCCGAAGCCAGGACGATCATCAACGACCTTCTGGACAAGTACGCCGAACACGGGACGAAAGAGTTCAGGATGCCCGAAGTCTTCGATGTCCCTCCAATCTCCAACCACGGCAACTTCAAAGAGATCGCCAGGAAGTTCGGCGGCACGGAAAAGCTCATGGAAGCGTTCTGTCAGCTTCAAACACATCTCTACGCAGCATAG
- a CDS encoding GIY-YIG nuclease family protein codes for MRGMRKNFDISQLPNYMSYFITGRNRGFTYFLVSDDLSLVKIGGTNDWEIEGDTFTFDADQRVSAIRRGCPVPLRLAAMVSGVPYGNEGAFHRYFKSYRYSREWYWCLDALEEYIEKIAAYSEKMDKYLSDNDDYQRQEKEAAAQDRPFNLPMPIMPLQIPVLDFGTPPPPPKAIPTGWTLQLP; via the coding sequence ATGCGAGGCATGAGGAAAAACTTCGACATATCACAACTGCCCAACTACATGTCCTATTTCATAACAGGACGGAACAGAGGGTTCACGTACTTCTTGGTTTCCGACGACCTTTCCCTGGTGAAGATTGGGGGTACTAATGACTGGGAAATCGAGGGAGACACCTTTACTTTCGATGCAGACCAAAGAGTCAGTGCAATTAGACGTGGATGCCCAGTTCCCCTCCGTCTAGCCGCTATGGTATCTGGCGTTCCGTACGGAAATGAAGGTGCATTCCACAGGTACTTTAAGAGCTACCGTTACAGCCGTGAGTGGTATTGGTGTCTCGACGCCCTCGAGGAGTACATCGAAAAAATAGCAGCATACTCCGAGAAGATGGACAAATATCTGTCCGACAACGATGATTACCAGCGACAAGAGAAAGAAGCAGCAGCTCAAGATCGACCGTTTAACTTACCTATGCCCATCATGCCTCTCCAAATACCGGTACTCGATTTTGGCACGCCACCTCCACCTCCCAAGGCGATCCCAACGGGTTGGACATTGCAACTCCCCTAG
- a CDS encoding DUF429 domain-containing protein, with the protein MGEYSLGLDWISSSEGWAVAAISQRNGSLNISLVRIPAQGESSPIIKSATRIILDAPIGLPTDSEEGCRLRPCDEGARKWIGPALRSSVFAVPYEPELIEWQRRREGQQKQRLGHFRGLLPAIYSATQILNHHGQVLESHPELCFAALAGKQLPSSASKKTLLGTLARLAILRRHAIDIPLEQIEAQGRVPTDNFIDAVSMALIAHAWARNEDLSVITNTEGKPISWHGKSKPTTSLMVLPANYLDTRTTGSFTPAEIVALADEWNG; encoded by the coding sequence ATGGGCGAGTATTCACTAGGTCTCGACTGGATCAGCAGTTCCGAAGGATGGGCGGTAGCAGCTATAAGTCAGCGAAATGGCTCGCTGAACATATCTCTCGTTCGAATCCCCGCCCAAGGTGAGTCTTCGCCCATTATCAAGTCCGCTACTCGCATTATTCTAGACGCACCTATCGGACTTCCAACCGACTCAGAGGAAGGCTGCAGACTCCGCCCCTGTGACGAGGGAGCCAGAAAATGGATCGGTCCTGCCCTACGATCCTCGGTCTTTGCAGTCCCATACGAACCTGAACTTATCGAGTGGCAACGGCGACGCGAGGGACAACAGAAGCAAAGACTCGGACATTTCCGTGGGCTTCTACCAGCTATTTATTCGGCGACTCAGATCCTAAACCATCACGGCCAAGTTCTGGAGTCACATCCTGAGCTCTGCTTTGCCGCACTTGCGGGGAAACAACTGCCTTCCTCGGCATCGAAGAAGACTTTGCTGGGAACGCTGGCACGGCTCGCAATTCTGAGAAGACACGCCATCGATATACCACTCGAACAAATTGAGGCACAAGGGAGAGTGCCTACAGACAACTTCATCGACGCGGTATCTATGGCCTTGATCGCACACGCATGGGCCAGGAACGAGGACTTATCGGTTATCACAAACACTGAAGGTAAGCCCATAAGCTGGCACGGCAAATCCAAACCAACAACGAGCCTGATGGTGCTCCCCGCCAACTACCTTGACACACGGACGACCGGTTCATTCACACCAGCCGAGATCGTGGCCCTAGCCGACGAATGGAATGGATAA
- a CDS encoding SAM-dependent DNA methyltransferase, with product MAENKKKKADTPLTTAQRLGSLVKSARDLMRKDKGLNGDLDRLPMLTWLLFLKFLDDKESIQEERAKAKKDRFRPIIEQPYRWRDWAAKEDGISGDALRSFINNEEAVRADGTKGTGLIAYLRSLQGSNGDDRRDVVASVFAGVTNRMESGYLLRDIVNKINDIHFDSTEEIHTLGHLYESMLKEMRDAAGDSGEFYTPRAVVRFMIEVTAPKLSETILDPACGTGGFLVEAYQYLEKQCKTVQDRRTLQEKSIHGGEAKPLPYMLCQMNLLLHGLEAPHITRGNSLDQKLTEIKDSDRVDIILTNPPFGGEEEKGIQGNFPEDKQTSETALLFLQLIMRKLRATPTQGRAGVVVPNGTLFGEGVCGRIKQELLTKFNLHTIIRLPNGVFAPYTSIPTNLLFFDRTGPTKHVWYYEQPLPEGKKNYTKTAPIQFEEFADCLKWWNKRKENDQAWKVPVDKIIENNCNLDIKNPNAKDDFEHLPPEQLADDILQKELRIAEIMKEIKELLGKKP from the coding sequence ATGGCTGAAAACAAAAAAAAGAAAGCAGACACCCCTCTAACAACCGCCCAGCGTCTCGGCAGCCTGGTCAAGTCCGCACGCGACCTCATGCGGAAGGACAAGGGTCTCAATGGCGACCTCGACCGCCTGCCGATGCTCACCTGGCTCCTCTTCCTTAAGTTCCTCGACGACAAGGAAAGCATCCAGGAAGAGCGAGCCAAGGCTAAGAAGGATCGCTTCCGCCCGATCATCGAACAGCCCTACCGCTGGAGAGACTGGGCCGCGAAGGAAGACGGTATCAGCGGCGACGCTCTCCGATCTTTCATCAACAATGAGGAAGCAGTCCGTGCCGACGGTACCAAAGGCACCGGACTGATCGCCTATCTTCGCAGTCTTCAGGGCAGTAACGGCGATGACCGGCGAGACGTAGTTGCATCCGTCTTCGCTGGCGTCACCAACCGCATGGAGTCGGGATACCTGCTCCGCGACATCGTCAACAAGATCAACGACATCCACTTCGACTCAACCGAGGAAATCCACACCCTGGGCCACCTCTACGAGTCCATGCTCAAGGAGATGCGAGACGCCGCTGGAGACTCTGGCGAGTTCTACACACCCAGGGCAGTTGTCCGCTTCATGATCGAGGTCACCGCACCCAAGCTCAGTGAAACCATTCTCGATCCTGCCTGCGGAACAGGGGGCTTTCTCGTCGAAGCCTACCAGTACCTGGAGAAGCAGTGCAAGACGGTCCAAGACCGGCGAACACTTCAAGAGAAGAGCATCCACGGTGGTGAAGCCAAGCCGCTACCCTACATGCTGTGCCAGATGAACCTGCTGCTCCACGGTCTTGAAGCCCCACACATCACCCGGGGCAACAGCCTCGACCAGAAACTCACCGAGATCAAGGACTCCGACCGGGTCGACATCATCCTGACGAATCCACCCTTTGGCGGCGAAGAAGAAAAGGGTATCCAGGGGAACTTCCCCGAAGACAAGCAGACATCAGAAACGGCCTTGCTATTCCTCCAACTCATCATGAGAAAACTACGTGCCACACCAACCCAGGGCCGAGCCGGAGTGGTCGTACCGAACGGCACACTCTTCGGCGAAGGTGTCTGTGGCCGCATCAAGCAGGAGTTGCTCACCAAGTTCAACCTGCACACCATCATCCGTCTGCCAAACGGCGTCTTCGCCCCTTATACTAGCATCCCCACGAACCTGCTCTTCTTTGACCGCACTGGCCCAACCAAGCACGTCTGGTACTACGAGCAGCCGCTCCCCGAAGGGAAGAAGAACTACACTAAGACTGCCCCCATCCAGTTTGAGGAGTTCGCCGACTGTCTCAAGTGGTGGAACAAACGCAAGGAGAACGACCAGGCCTGGAAGGTACCCGTCGACAAGATCATCGAGAACAACTGCAATCTCGACATCAAGAACCCGAATGCCAAGGACGACTTCGAGCACCTGCCCCCGGAGCAACTAGCAGACGACATCCTTCAGAAGGAACTCCGCATCGCCGAGATCATGAAGGAGATCAAGGAACTTCTGGGGAAGAAGCCATGA
- a CDS encoding DUF1016 family protein — translation MSKSKLTPRAEYAKLLGEIKSRIQTSQTRAVLSVNAELVRLYWDIGRILDDRQIKEGYGTGVIPRLAKDIRNELPEVKGFSERNIDSMLRFHRAYPQPEGLSQQAVAKLTSPQVSQLPAAKDQKATISPQSVANIAESLLWLIPWGHHTVLLSKVKDLNHRLWYMQQTLHHGWSRNVLGLMIDNQSHQRQGNAITNFPERLPPAQSDLVVQSLKDPYIFDFLTLTEPFLERELETNLLRHLEKFLLELGKGFAFVGRQYHIDVGDDDDFYIDLLFYHLHLRCFVVIDLKTGAFKPEYAGKMNFYLSVVDDKLRHAQDAPSIGLILCQDRNRVVAEYALRGMNKPIGISEYQVTRALPKELASSLPTIEAIEAELAETPKAEPKQTRKPRKKGGKR, via the coding sequence ATGAGCAAGTCGAAGCTGACTCCCCGTGCCGAATACGCCAAGCTCCTGGGCGAAATCAAATCTCGCATCCAGACTTCGCAGACACGAGCAGTGCTGTCTGTCAACGCTGAGCTCGTCCGCCTCTACTGGGACATCGGTCGGATTCTGGATGATCGCCAGATAAAAGAGGGGTACGGCACCGGTGTCATTCCAAGGCTTGCGAAAGACATCCGGAATGAACTGCCCGAAGTCAAAGGCTTCTCCGAACGGAACATCGATAGCATGCTCCGCTTCCACCGAGCCTACCCCCAACCCGAGGGACTTTCGCAACAGGCTGTTGCGAAACTGACCTCGCCCCAGGTTTCGCAGCTGCCTGCTGCGAAAGATCAGAAGGCCACGATTTCGCCACAATCTGTGGCAAACATAGCCGAATCCCTCCTCTGGCTGATCCCCTGGGGGCACCACACAGTATTGCTGAGCAAGGTCAAAGACCTTAACCACCGACTCTGGTACATGCAGCAGACCCTGCACCATGGCTGGAGCCGCAACGTCCTGGGCCTGATGATCGACAACCAATCTCACCAACGTCAGGGTAACGCGATCACCAACTTCCCTGAACGTCTGCCCCCAGCACAGTCCGACCTGGTCGTCCAGTCGCTCAAAGACCCCTACATCTTCGACTTCCTCACGCTCACCGAGCCGTTCCTAGAACGGGAACTCGAAACCAACCTGCTTCGCCACCTCGAAAAGTTCCTGCTCGAACTCGGCAAGGGATTCGCCTTCGTCGGCAGACAATACCACATCGACGTCGGCGACGATGATGACTTCTACATCGACCTCCTCTTCTACCACCTGCACCTCCGTTGCTTCGTCGTCATCGACCTGAAGACGGGAGCCTTCAAGCCGGAGTACGCGGGCAAGATGAACTTCTACCTCAGTGTGGTAGACGACAAGCTCCGCCACGCTCAGGACGCCCCCAGCATCGGCCTCATCCTCTGCCAGGATCGAAACCGCGTCGTGGCCGAATATGCTCTTCGTGGGATGAACAAACCCATCGGCATCTCGGAATACCAGGTGACACGAGCACTGCCAAAAGAACTAGCCTCCAGCCTGCCCACCATCGAAGCTATCGAAGCAGAACTGGCGGAGACTCCGAAAGCAGAACCGAAGCAAACACGCAAGCCTCGCAAGAAAGGGGGCAAGCGATGA